The following proteins are co-located in the Microbacterium sp. Clip185 genome:
- a CDS encoding aldo/keto reductase: MTRIGRSDLDVFGLSLGGNVFGWTADRDASFEILDTFHDGGGNFIDTADAYSAWVPGNSGGESETLIGEWLAARKPRDIVIATKVSQHPEFRGLSAKNIRAAAEASLKRLGVDTIDLYYAHFDDPETPLEETVAAFTDLVNDGIIRYTAVSNYSGDRIRQWIELAQAAGGPLPIAVQPHYNLVHRNDVEEHIIPVAEEFDLALVPYYGLASGFLTGKYRSADAAGAGSPRAEGAAKYATPQGLAIIDALERIGGEHGASIAATALAWLRQRPTVVAPIASASRASQVPDLLTSVGVTLTSEQIAELDRLSTWQPTS, encoded by the coding sequence ATGACCCGCATCGGACGCAGCGACCTCGACGTCTTCGGCCTCTCTCTCGGCGGCAACGTGTTCGGCTGGACGGCCGACCGCGACGCCTCCTTCGAGATCCTCGACACGTTCCACGACGGCGGCGGCAACTTCATCGACACCGCCGACGCCTACAGTGCGTGGGTGCCGGGGAACAGCGGCGGTGAGAGCGAGACGCTCATCGGCGAATGGCTGGCCGCACGCAAGCCCCGCGACATCGTCATCGCCACCAAGGTGAGCCAGCACCCGGAGTTCCGCGGACTGTCCGCGAAGAACATCCGTGCGGCCGCGGAGGCATCGCTGAAGCGACTCGGCGTCGACACGATCGATCTGTACTACGCCCACTTCGACGACCCCGAGACGCCGCTCGAGGAGACCGTCGCCGCCTTCACCGATCTGGTGAACGACGGCATCATCCGCTACACGGCCGTCTCCAACTACTCGGGCGACCGCATCCGGCAGTGGATCGAGCTCGCGCAGGCCGCGGGCGGACCGCTCCCGATCGCCGTCCAGCCGCACTACAACCTCGTGCACCGCAACGACGTCGAGGAGCACATCATCCCGGTCGCCGAGGAGTTCGACCTCGCGCTCGTGCCCTACTACGGACTGGCGTCGGGCTTCCTGACGGGCAAGTATCGTTCGGCGGATGCGGCCGGTGCCGGTTCCCCCCGCGCCGAGGGCGCCGCCAAGTACGCGACGCCGCAGGGACTCGCGATCATCGACGCCCTCGAGCGCATCGGCGGCGAGCATGGCGCCTCGATCGCCGCGACGGCACTGGCCTGGCTCCGCCAGCGGCCCACCGTCGTGGCACCCATCGCGAGCGCCTCCCGCGCGTCGCAGGTCCCCGACCTGCTCACGAGTGTCGGCGTGACGCTGACCAGCGAGCAGATCGCCGAGCTCGACCGCCTCTCCACCTGGCAGCCCACCTCCTGA
- a CDS encoding phosphorylase family protein, with protein MRLLVAALESEVVAFPAELEGFDRLITGPGKLPAAVNLTRALSATDYEEIVVVGTAGCIDPLLQGDLHEIAGAIQHDVTDPDGVVGQHLSLPARVGHDREGVIIATGDSFVDDAETVKLIRSLGAGLVDMETYAYFWVAAEFGVPIRVLKAVSDNAQDDAMTDWDAAVTACSHILRERIRADYGV; from the coding sequence ATGCGCCTGCTCGTCGCGGCGCTCGAGAGCGAGGTCGTCGCCTTCCCCGCAGAGCTCGAGGGGTTCGACCGGCTGATCACAGGCCCCGGCAAGCTGCCGGCAGCCGTGAACCTCACCCGCGCACTCAGTGCCACCGACTACGAGGAGATCGTGGTCGTCGGAACGGCCGGCTGCATCGATCCGCTGCTGCAGGGCGACCTGCACGAGATCGCCGGCGCGATCCAGCACGATGTGACAGACCCCGACGGCGTCGTCGGTCAGCATCTGTCGCTTCCCGCGCGCGTCGGGCACGATCGCGAGGGTGTCATCATCGCGACCGGTGACTCCTTCGTGGACGACGCCGAGACCGTGAAGCTCATCCGGTCACTGGGCGCGGGCCTGGTCGACATGGAGACGTACGCGTACTTCTGGGTGGCCGCCGAGTTCGGCGTTCCCATCCGTGTTCTCAAGGCAGTCTCCGACAACGCCCAGGACGACGCGATGACCGACTGGGATGCGGCCGTGACCGCCTGCAGCCACATCCTGCGCGAGCGCATCCGCGCCGACTACGGGGTCTGA
- a CDS encoding MFS transporter, translating into MSVDGAAGAHPVTTDIPLSSAARWRAFWVCVAVAGLTILDLSKVNVALPSIETAFSAGATELQLIVSGYVLTFGLFLVPMGRIGDQRSRRALFLIGLTLFTAMSVVCALAPNTSVLLIARLLQGAAAGIQMPQVIGLIQQLFQGKERGRAFGLFGATIGVATAFGPTLGGLLIAVGGSQDGWRWIFWMNLPLGLLAILLAALLLPATRTRSHRKLALDPIGVILFALTVLSLMWPFLFTTGAPGDDPRRWWLLVLFVLFAAGFVAWEQRYARIGKQPLIPLKLFRIGSYRNGTLLQATYFAAAPSMFLLTTLYLQSGLHIEPVFAGMVTIGFALASAVSSFVGGTLVVRYGRPVVVVGLGLVLACVAGLVATALYVPDAVTPFVMAGVMVVGGIGGGLVISPNQTLTLADIPVRDGGLAGSVGQLGQRIGTAVGTAVALALFYATVYREDGTTAEDAVVFHDAYGFGMVTVALFVAVAFVIAVADLGARRRSQKVADAAS; encoded by the coding sequence GTGTCGGTCGACGGCGCAGCTGGAGCTCACCCGGTCACGACCGACATTCCGCTGAGTTCCGCCGCGCGCTGGCGAGCGTTCTGGGTATGCGTCGCCGTCGCCGGTCTCACGATCCTCGATCTGTCCAAGGTCAATGTGGCGCTGCCGTCGATCGAGACGGCCTTCTCCGCCGGTGCGACCGAGCTGCAGCTCATCGTCTCCGGCTACGTGCTGACCTTCGGCCTGTTCCTCGTGCCGATGGGACGCATCGGCGATCAACGATCCCGCCGTGCGCTGTTCCTCATCGGGCTCACTCTGTTCACCGCGATGAGTGTGGTCTGCGCACTCGCGCCCAATACCTCCGTCCTGCTGATCGCGCGGCTGCTGCAGGGTGCAGCGGCGGGCATCCAGATGCCGCAGGTGATCGGTCTGATCCAGCAGCTGTTCCAGGGCAAGGAGCGGGGCCGTGCGTTCGGCCTGTTCGGCGCCACGATCGGTGTGGCGACGGCGTTCGGGCCGACGCTCGGCGGTCTGCTCATCGCCGTCGGTGGTTCCCAGGACGGGTGGCGGTGGATCTTCTGGATGAACCTTCCGCTCGGACTGCTCGCCATCCTGCTGGCAGCCCTTCTCCTGCCCGCAACACGCACTCGCTCGCACCGCAAGCTCGCCCTCGACCCCATCGGCGTCATCCTCTTCGCGCTCACGGTGCTCTCGCTCATGTGGCCGTTCCTGTTCACCACGGGGGCTCCCGGGGATGATCCGCGACGGTGGTGGCTGCTCGTGCTGTTCGTGCTCTTCGCGGCCGGATTCGTGGCGTGGGAACAGCGCTATGCCCGCATCGGCAAGCAGCCGCTCATCCCGCTGAAGCTGTTCCGGATCGGCTCGTACCGCAACGGCACCCTGCTGCAGGCGACCTACTTCGCCGCGGCGCCGTCGATGTTCCTCCTGACCACGCTCTACCTGCAGAGCGGTCTGCACATCGAGCCGGTCTTCGCCGGAATGGTCACGATCGGATTCGCCCTCGCGAGCGCGGTCTCCTCGTTCGTCGGCGGCACGCTCGTCGTACGATACGGGCGACCCGTGGTCGTGGTCGGGCTCGGACTCGTGCTGGCGTGCGTCGCGGGTCTCGTCGCCACGGCGCTGTACGTTCCCGACGCCGTCACGCCGTTCGTGATGGCCGGTGTCATGGTCGTCGGCGGCATCGGCGGAGGGCTGGTCATCTCGCCCAACCAGACCCTCACCCTCGCGGATATCCCGGTCCGCGACGGGGGCCTCGCCGGATCGGTCGGTCAGCTCGGTCAGCGCATCGGCACCGCGGTGGGCACCGCGGTGGCCCTTGCCCTCTTCTACGCCACGGTCTATCGCGAGGACGGCACCACCGCGGAGGACGCGGTGGTGTTCCACGACGCGTACGGCTTCGGGATGGTGACTGTCGCGCTGTTCGTCGCGGTGGCGTTCGTCATCGCCGTGGCCGATCTCGGCGCCAGGCGTCGTTCCCAGAAAGTCGCCGACGCGGCATCCTGA
- a CDS encoding AAA family ATPase, with amino-acid sequence MRLHRLELAGFGPFRDRQIVDFDAFADDGIFLIAGRTGAGKSSVLDGVAFALYGNVPRYDGPDKRLRSDHASPDDPTEVSLEFTVGDVRWRVVRSPEYARPKLRGGGMTTEPARAELFELVDGTWIGRASRPRDVAEILDRVLGLNLQQFQQVILLAQNKFSRFLLARNDERQALLRTLFGTRRYEDYARELDDRRRETQQQLRERGVHAEALLTEAELLIDDEAELPASDDLAARREAVRTAAERARYGVETAELARVSADEVWTAAAAELALRERQLQAQRARDDADARLAALEADAQSVAESRVERDRAVAAEALRGVIERAARTGAAAQAADTEAAAADEEWHAAGEDPGADLDAIEEELTGELARVDAAAERERQLEAVDAELLLARGALADAAEALLRLNAEASDAPARRDALLAARAETAVQASRIAEQESSVEAARRRQEAGQRASEVDARLTAAEASYTAALDASAAASSALARLMRRRVAERAGELAAALVPGEPCAVCGSTEHPHPAPRADDAVTDETIAEAEAAVVRARTEEARAAEEARGLREELTEALSVAGAADPHELERALADAQEALRQVRDAEARLDGIERDLARIDAQQAERAAALESATRDEREADARVTALSARREEIAQVVERAREEYESVADRRAALIARRERARRRRNARVALVAAQSAADAAVQEATEGAERAGFADPLDAAGALRSRTDLATLVDRVERHERDLALVRAQLLELQLELAGVPEGPVELDEARQKAEEADRARGHAIAELSRAQSTADRLSDLVVRIDDSYAAVAELAQEAGVVTRLADTMLGRAPNTRRMTLETFVLAAELEEIVIAANVRLAEMSAGRYSLHHSDALAARGAASGLGIEVMDAFTGQLRPPQSLSGGETFLASLSLALGLAEVVTARAGGIRLDTLFIDEGFGSLDAQTLELAMSVLDELRAGGRTVGVISHVEAMKDQLPAQLTIEATPQGPSVIRQR; translated from the coding sequence GTGAGACTCCACCGGCTCGAGCTGGCGGGTTTCGGTCCGTTCCGTGATCGGCAGATCGTCGACTTCGACGCGTTCGCCGACGACGGCATCTTCCTCATCGCCGGACGCACGGGTGCCGGGAAGTCGAGCGTTCTCGACGGTGTCGCGTTCGCGCTCTACGGCAACGTGCCGCGTTACGACGGTCCCGACAAGCGTCTGCGCAGCGACCATGCTTCGCCCGACGACCCCACCGAGGTGAGCCTCGAGTTCACGGTGGGCGATGTGCGCTGGCGCGTCGTCCGCTCGCCCGAGTACGCGCGTCCGAAGCTGCGCGGCGGCGGGATGACGACAGAGCCCGCGCGTGCCGAACTGTTCGAACTCGTCGACGGCACCTGGATCGGTCGTGCCTCGCGTCCGCGCGACGTGGCCGAGATTCTCGACCGTGTGCTGGGACTGAACCTGCAGCAGTTCCAGCAGGTCATCCTGCTCGCGCAGAACAAGTTCTCGCGCTTCCTGCTGGCTCGAAACGACGAACGTCAGGCGCTGCTGCGCACCCTGTTCGGCACCCGACGTTACGAGGACTACGCCCGCGAGCTGGACGATCGGCGGCGCGAGACGCAGCAGCAGCTGCGGGAGCGGGGCGTGCACGCCGAGGCGCTGCTGACCGAAGCCGAGCTGCTGATCGACGACGAGGCCGAGCTTCCCGCCTCCGACGATCTCGCCGCGCGGCGAGAGGCGGTGCGCACCGCGGCGGAGCGAGCGCGCTACGGGGTCGAGACGGCCGAACTCGCGCGGGTGAGCGCCGACGAGGTCTGGACCGCCGCCGCCGCCGAACTCGCGCTGCGCGAACGACAGCTCCAGGCGCAACGGGCCCGCGACGACGCCGATGCTCGGCTCGCGGCGCTCGAGGCCGATGCGCAGAGCGTCGCGGAATCGCGCGTCGAACGAGACCGAGCGGTCGCGGCCGAGGCGCTGCGCGGTGTCATCGAACGCGCCGCACGAACGGGTGCGGCCGCCCAAGCCGCCGACACCGAGGCGGCGGCGGCAGACGAGGAGTGGCACGCAGCCGGCGAGGATCCGGGCGCGGACCTCGACGCGATCGAGGAGGAGCTGACGGGCGAGCTCGCGCGGGTCGACGCCGCGGCCGAGCGCGAGCGTCAGCTCGAGGCCGTGGATGCGGAACTCCTGCTTGCACGCGGTGCCCTCGCCGATGCTGCGGAGGCGCTGCTGCGCCTGAACGCGGAGGCGAGCGACGCGCCCGCCCGCCGTGACGCCCTGCTCGCCGCGCGCGCCGAGACCGCCGTTCAGGCGAGCCGGATCGCCGAGCAGGAGAGTTCTGTCGAGGCCGCACGGCGGCGGCAGGAGGCGGGGCAGCGGGCGTCGGAGGTGGACGCACGACTCACCGCCGCCGAGGCCTCCTATACCGCCGCGCTCGACGCGTCCGCTGCGGCGTCCTCAGCGCTCGCGCGGCTGATGCGTCGACGCGTTGCGGAGCGCGCGGGCGAGCTCGCGGCCGCGCTGGTGCCCGGCGAACCCTGTGCCGTCTGCGGTTCGACAGAGCACCCGCATCCGGCGCCGCGTGCCGATGATGCCGTGACGGACGAGACGATCGCCGAGGCCGAAGCCGCCGTCGTGCGAGCGCGCACAGAGGAGGCGCGTGCCGCGGAGGAGGCGCGCGGCCTGCGCGAGGAGCTCACCGAGGCCCTCTCCGTGGCGGGAGCCGCGGATCCCCACGAGCTCGAGCGGGCGCTCGCCGATGCTCAGGAGGCCCTGCGGCAAGTCCGTGATGCCGAAGCGCGACTCGACGGGATCGAGCGCGACCTCGCGCGCATCGACGCGCAACAGGCTGAGCGAGCAGCGGCGCTCGAGAGCGCGACGCGCGACGAGCGGGAGGCGGACGCGCGCGTCACAGCGCTTTCGGCGCGCCGGGAGGAGATCGCCCAGGTCGTCGAACGCGCGCGGGAGGAGTACGAGAGCGTAGCCGACCGTCGCGCGGCGCTCATCGCGCGGCGAGAGCGCGCGCGTCGTCGTCGCAACGCGCGAGTGGCGCTCGTCGCCGCACAGAGTGCCGCCGATGCGGCCGTCCAGGAGGCGACCGAGGGTGCCGAGCGAGCGGGATTCGCCGACCCTTTGGATGCCGCGGGCGCACTGCGTTCGCGCACCGACCTGGCGACCCTCGTCGATCGGGTCGAGAGGCACGAGCGTGATCTCGCGCTGGTTCGAGCTCAGCTGCTCGAACTGCAGCTCGAGCTGGCCGGTGTGCCGGAAGGGCCGGTCGAGCTCGACGAGGCGCGACAGAAGGCCGAGGAAGCGGATCGGGCGCGTGGCCATGCGATTGCGGAGCTCAGCCGAGCCCAGTCCACGGCGGATCGGTTGTCCGATCTCGTCGTGCGCATCGACGACTCTTACGCGGCGGTCGCCGAACTCGCCCAGGAGGCGGGTGTTGTCACGCGACTCGCTGACACCATGCTCGGGCGCGCACCGAACACGCGGCGCATGACCCTCGAGACGTTCGTGCTGGCGGCCGAGTTGGAGGAGATCGTGATCGCGGCGAACGTACGACTGGCCGAGATGTCGGCGGGGCGGTACAGCCTCCACCACTCGGACGCGCTGGCCGCTCGCGGTGCCGCATCCGGACTCGGCATCGAGGTCATGGACGCGTTCACCGGCCAGCTGCGCCCGCCGCAGTCGCTGTCGGGCGGCGAGACCTTCCTCGCATCGCTGTCGCTCGCGCTGGGCCTCGCAGAAGTGGTCACCGCGCGCGCCGGCGGCATACGGCTCGACACCCTGTTCATCGACGAGGGGTTCGGCTCGCTGGATGCCCAGACGCTCGAGCTCGCGATGAGCGTGCTCGACGAGCTTCGTGCGGGAGGGCGGACTGTGGGCGTGATCAGCCACGTCGAGGCGATGAAGGACCAGCTGCCCGCGCAGCTGACGATCGAGGCGACCCCGCAGGGGCCGAGCGTCATCCGGCAGCGATGA